The following are encoded in a window of Longibacter salinarum genomic DNA:
- a CDS encoding SAM-dependent methyltransferase, translating to MSRLSRSASSGFIPVLILLSVAMSWLASGCTSDSNSERPMPVDSVYSEGTPYTTDVPYVATPQKVVEKMLAMAEVTEDDVVYDLGSGDGRMIITAAQQHGARGVGIEIVPELVEQSRSYARLAGVADRVDFYRANLFDTDLSEATVLSIYLLPDVIEKLLPKIRREMDPGDRIVSHNYGDKLWTPDRSERVGPDHVIHLWVIRDSTSIPIPSDSTNLDRVQDAGTMK from the coding sequence ATGTCACGATTATCGCGCTCCGCTTCGAGCGGTTTCATCCCGGTACTCATCCTTCTGTCCGTGGCCATGTCCTGGCTCGCAAGTGGATGTACGTCCGATTCGAACTCCGAGCGCCCCATGCCGGTGGACTCCGTGTACAGTGAGGGGACGCCGTACACCACCGACGTGCCCTATGTCGCAACGCCGCAGAAGGTCGTCGAGAAAATGTTGGCGATGGCGGAGGTCACCGAGGACGACGTCGTCTATGACCTCGGAAGCGGAGACGGGCGAATGATTATCACCGCGGCCCAGCAGCATGGCGCTCGTGGCGTCGGTATCGAGATCGTACCCGAACTCGTGGAGCAGTCTCGATCGTATGCCCGGCTCGCCGGCGTTGCCGACCGGGTCGATTTTTATCGAGCGAACCTCTTCGACACGGACCTGAGTGAAGCGACGGTGCTGTCCATCTACCTGCTTCCCGATGTCATCGAGAAACTACTTCCGAAGATCCGGCGGGAAATGGATCCCGGCGACCGCATCGTGTCCCACAACTACGGCGACAAGCTGTGGACGCCGGACCGCAGCGAGCGTGTTGGGCCGGATCACGTCATTCACCTCTGGGTCATCCGCGACTCGACCTCCATCCCCATTCCCTCCGACTCAACCAACCTGGACCGCGTACAAGATGCCGGGACGATGAAGTAA
- a CDS encoding peptidylprolyl isomerase, producing MTRSRCIFAALLGVLAILSVYPHSTFGQSPDPPVASDGDLPFQIGEPVADTSVALILTYNNATRTVSAESYEQSVQSMTRGRPIPSGQETAVHRQAVISQVVRMATTHADEIQSLDVDTAAVGEQFRQQRARFPDSTAFSDALSQAGMTEDSLRSMIASSLRMNAYRDTVAETVEAPPADSVESYAEEQGTVGARHILLQVEPGMSEENIDSLRTVAASLIDSVNAGADFARLAEEYSDGPSSSRGGDLGTFSRERMVKPFADAAFSMQDSSEVYPDPVRTEYGFHVIQLTEAPQPMEMEEARGALMEERVQTAFREEMERLMEDVMVRMNPDLVPLATSDLRK from the coding sequence ATGACTCGTTCTCGCTGTATTTTCGCTGCGCTCCTCGGCGTTCTCGCCATATTGAGCGTGTATCCGCACAGTACGTTCGGTCAGTCTCCCGATCCTCCGGTTGCCTCGGATGGAGACCTGCCCTTCCAGATCGGTGAGCCGGTCGCCGACACGTCTGTCGCTCTGATTCTGACATACAACAATGCGACGCGCACGGTAAGCGCAGAATCGTACGAACAGTCGGTGCAGTCGATGACGCGCGGGCGACCGATTCCGTCGGGGCAGGAAACCGCCGTCCACCGCCAGGCCGTGATCAGCCAGGTCGTCCGGATGGCGACCACCCATGCTGATGAGATCCAGAGTCTCGACGTCGACACGGCCGCTGTTGGCGAACAGTTTCGGCAGCAGCGCGCACGCTTTCCCGATAGCACGGCCTTTTCGGACGCTCTCTCGCAGGCCGGAATGACGGAGGACTCGCTGCGGTCGATGATCGCTTCGAGCCTTCGCATGAACGCCTACCGGGACACGGTAGCAGAGACGGTCGAAGCGCCGCCGGCAGACAGTGTTGAATCCTACGCAGAAGAACAGGGAACCGTCGGCGCACGGCATATCCTTCTGCAGGTCGAGCCGGGTATGAGCGAAGAGAACATCGACTCTTTACGCACGGTCGCGGCGTCCTTGATTGATAGCGTGAACGCCGGCGCGGACTTCGCACGGCTCGCCGAAGAATACAGCGATGGACCCTCCAGTTCGCGAGGCGGCGACCTCGGCACGTTCAGCAGGGAGCGAATGGTTAAACCGTTCGCTGATGCGGCGTTTTCGATGCAGGACAGTAGCGAGGTTTACCCGGATCCGGTTCGCACCGAGTACGGATTCCACGTGATTCAATTGACTGAAGCCCCGCAGCCGATGGAGATGGAGGAGGCCCGCGGTGCCTTGATGGAGGAGCGTGTACAGACGGCCTTCCGAGAAGAGATGGAGCGGCTCATGGAAGACGTGATGGTCCGCATGAATCCGGACCTTGTCCCGCTTGCAACGTCGGATCTTCGCAAGTAA
- a CDS encoding PAS domain-containing sensor histidine kinase, translating to MLPVSSSSSVDSTLSDASSPDPLDPVYRVLRAAVNVASATGAALLGRSKRTVVADLDVSPAIAEALIGLADSVDGPYVSETQNVSDRAASEESGVSRLKPFRDLGIGGVALFPIRPPSADGASADDAIGTLCVVCEQPDECWLTSAAQIEDIAALAYSTLEDRVESHDDTHGAAPKIAHGDLPALFDDAPILCCTLDDQGRLLHVNSELESLSGYERETLPDTRAFVEALLPDHEVRQEAVDFLKEAPARWISLDMHTSCGSTVTTQWMCVVLPGGRRLALGFDDTERKSYENALREERDRFATLFQNLPTPVVHGVPKNDSFIVRTLNPAFESVFDITADELEGRDLHAAIVPVHDRKNAVVINRTVVEKATVRAEVRRIAGGEERDFRVRAALRPGSTGSDSEVYAIYTDITDHKTYERKLRQAKESAEEAARLKSAMLANMSHEVRTPLTAIIGFAEILHASLDAENARFAQTIRRSSHRLMNTLDSVLELSKLDAGAYALRRSDVSVTDHVCETVEMMMPMAENADIDLSVATPDDDVRGRLDSNAVDRILTNLISNAIKFTPGGGAVRVQVSRDEGAATQPVARITVADTGVGIDASFVPHLFEAFRQESDGVGRTHEGAGLGLAITKRLTEMMNGTVHVDSEKGEGTRFTVTLPLDNG from the coding sequence ATGCTACCCGTTTCGTCGTCGTCCTCTGTGGACTCGACCCTTTCTGATGCGTCATCACCGGATCCTTTAGATCCTGTCTACCGCGTTCTGCGAGCAGCGGTCAATGTTGCCTCTGCGACGGGAGCGGCACTTTTAGGCCGCTCGAAGCGAACCGTCGTTGCTGATCTCGATGTCTCGCCGGCCATAGCTGAGGCCTTGATTGGACTTGCTGATTCAGTCGACGGCCCGTACGTGTCCGAAACACAGAATGTCTCGGATCGAGCAGCTTCCGAGGAGAGCGGTGTGTCACGCTTGAAGCCATTTCGCGACTTGGGCATAGGAGGTGTGGCACTTTTTCCCATCCGCCCTCCATCCGCTGACGGCGCTAGCGCGGACGACGCGATCGGGACGCTCTGTGTTGTGTGTGAGCAGCCGGATGAGTGCTGGCTCACGTCCGCGGCGCAGATCGAAGATATTGCCGCACTCGCCTATTCGACCCTGGAAGATCGGGTGGAATCGCACGACGACACTCACGGTGCAGCCCCGAAAATAGCGCACGGCGATCTGCCGGCGCTTTTTGACGACGCGCCCATTCTATGCTGTACCTTGGACGACCAGGGCCGCTTATTGCACGTGAACTCGGAGCTCGAATCGTTGTCCGGCTACGAGCGGGAGACACTACCGGATACGAGAGCCTTCGTTGAGGCGTTGCTACCAGATCACGAAGTGCGACAAGAGGCGGTTGATTTCCTTAAGGAGGCTCCGGCCCGGTGGATTTCGCTCGACATGCACACCTCGTGTGGGTCCACCGTGACGACGCAGTGGATGTGTGTCGTACTCCCCGGCGGACGCCGTTTGGCCCTCGGGTTCGACGATACGGAGCGCAAGTCGTACGAGAACGCCCTCCGCGAAGAGCGGGATCGCTTTGCCACGCTGTTTCAAAATCTGCCGACCCCTGTCGTTCACGGCGTTCCAAAGAACGACTCGTTTATCGTTCGCACGCTGAACCCGGCATTCGAATCGGTATTTGACATCACCGCCGATGAGCTCGAGGGTCGCGATTTACACGCTGCGATCGTGCCTGTGCATGATCGAAAAAACGCCGTGGTGATCAACCGTACCGTGGTGGAGAAAGCGACGGTGCGAGCGGAGGTTCGTCGGATTGCGGGCGGCGAAGAGCGTGACTTCCGCGTCCGGGCGGCTCTGCGACCCGGCTCCACCGGGAGCGACAGCGAAGTGTACGCGATTTATACCGACATCACGGATCACAAGACGTATGAGCGGAAGTTGCGCCAGGCGAAGGAGAGCGCAGAAGAGGCTGCACGGCTCAAGTCCGCTATGCTTGCGAATATGAGCCACGAGGTTCGGACACCCCTTACCGCGATCATCGGTTTCGCGGAAATTCTCCACGCGTCCCTCGACGCCGAAAATGCACGTTTTGCCCAGACCATTCGGCGTAGCAGTCACCGGTTGATGAATACGCTGGACTCGGTACTTGAGCTCTCGAAGTTGGACGCAGGTGCCTACGCGCTTCGTCGGTCCGACGTAAGCGTAACCGACCACGTGTGCGAAACCGTGGAAATGATGATGCCGATGGCTGAAAATGCCGACATCGATCTTTCCGTTGCCACACCAGACGACGATGTTCGGGGGCGGCTCGATTCAAACGCAGTGGATCGCATTCTGACGAACCTCATCAGCAACGCGATCAAGTTCACGCCAGGAGGTGGAGCGGTCCGTGTTCAGGTATCGCGCGACGAGGGAGCTGCGACCCAGCCCGTTGCGCGGATTACGGTCGCTGATACCGGCGTGGGTATCGACGCCAGTTTCGTTCCGCATCTCTTCGAAGCGTTTCGGCAAGAGTCGGACGGTGTGGGACGCACCCATGAAGGTGCCGGACTCGGGCTGGCGATTACGAAGCGCCTCACTGAAATGATGAACGGCACCGTTCACGTGGATAGCGAAAAGGGTGAGGGTACGCGGTTTACCGTGACGTTGCCGCTCGACAATGGGTGA
- a CDS encoding PAS domain-containing protein — MASVRPNPPDDDALVQLQSAALDQAGEAMILLEDDSDGHPGRRVVLVNHAFTKLTGYEAQEVIGKSLFLLKGPQTNQDALDRIAEAMEQGDRISEDILNYRRDGSTFWARCTIAPMQMDPTGPRYWVSVQRDITFEREARDRARNSEARYHALVDSFPNGAIFLFNDDLVFELAGGEALRSAGFIPSDVVGKSLREVVPDGVGRELEKVYRATLDGTGSCEQVTYKDRVYETQFVPITGDEGSIAAGMVVAVDVTERRTAKRKLQESETRYRIVAENMRDLVCLHQLDGSIEWVSPSVEQLTGYTPDEFCQRKLEDIVHADDLPALWADAYDPVLAGDAGARGTFRLKGKNGQSVWFETLTRPVEDDEGRVVKLLTTSRDVTERKSFEERLIRAKEYAERMNRLKSAFLANMSHEIRTPLTNVIGFADVLAQEVPDSQRSLVLHIQKGGRRLLQTLNSVLDHAQLESETVRIRPSRVDICELVADAVSFFRPHAEQNGVSLSVRVPKDEVFVYTDAAALERVVNNLISNALKFTPEGSVVVEVSVGTEDRPEALSAATDGARSLQRSRRYGVAVGRTDAEHLPVEILVRDTGVGIDQDFLPNLFVPFEQESTGLRRSFEGTGLGLSISARLVEMLGGVIAVDTEKGSGSTFRVNLPRSV; from the coding sequence ATGGCCTCTGTACGACCGAATCCGCCCGACGATGACGCCCTAGTCCAGCTGCAGAGTGCAGCCCTGGATCAGGCGGGCGAAGCGATGATTCTCCTTGAAGATGATTCCGACGGTCACCCGGGTCGACGCGTGGTGTTGGTCAACCACGCCTTTACGAAATTAACGGGTTACGAGGCCCAGGAGGTCATTGGGAAAAGCCTGTTCCTGTTGAAGGGACCTCAGACGAATCAGGATGCGCTGGACCGGATCGCCGAAGCGATGGAGCAGGGCGATCGAATCTCGGAGGATATTTTGAACTATCGCCGCGACGGCTCGACATTCTGGGCGCGGTGTACGATTGCTCCGATGCAGATGGATCCAACCGGTCCACGGTACTGGGTTTCCGTTCAGCGCGACATCACGTTCGAGCGAGAGGCACGAGATCGGGCACGAAATAGTGAAGCGCGGTATCATGCGCTCGTCGATAGCTTTCCCAACGGCGCAATCTTTCTTTTCAACGATGACCTGGTGTTCGAGCTGGCTGGGGGAGAAGCGTTGCGGTCCGCGGGTTTCATTCCGTCGGACGTTGTAGGCAAATCCCTACGGGAGGTTGTGCCGGATGGCGTCGGACGGGAGCTTGAGAAGGTCTATCGCGCCACGCTGGACGGAACCGGAAGCTGCGAGCAAGTCACGTACAAAGACCGCGTTTACGAGACGCAATTCGTTCCGATCACGGGTGATGAAGGAAGCATTGCGGCCGGGATGGTCGTCGCCGTGGACGTGACGGAGCGCCGAACGGCGAAGCGAAAGCTTCAAGAGAGCGAAACGCGTTATCGCATTGTTGCGGAAAACATGCGTGATCTCGTATGTCTACACCAGCTCGACGGAAGCATTGAGTGGGTTAGCCCGTCCGTAGAACAGCTGACGGGCTACACGCCGGACGAATTCTGCCAGCGAAAGCTCGAAGACATTGTCCATGCGGACGATCTGCCCGCGCTCTGGGCCGACGCCTACGACCCGGTACTTGCCGGAGACGCCGGCGCGCGCGGGACGTTTCGCCTGAAAGGGAAAAACGGGCAGTCCGTCTGGTTCGAGACGCTCACTCGACCCGTGGAGGATGACGAGGGACGTGTGGTCAAGCTTCTGACCACGTCGCGCGATGTAACCGAGCGGAAGTCGTTCGAAGAACGGCTCATCCGGGCGAAAGAGTACGCGGAGAGAATGAATCGATTGAAGTCCGCATTTCTCGCCAACATGAGTCACGAGATTCGAACGCCGCTCACGAATGTGATTGGCTTCGCGGATGTGCTCGCCCAGGAGGTGCCCGATTCACAGCGCTCCCTCGTGTTACACATTCAGAAAGGTGGGCGACGGCTCCTGCAGACCCTCAACTCGGTTCTTGATCATGCGCAGTTGGAAAGCGAAACGGTACGTATTCGTCCGAGCCGGGTCGACATTTGCGAACTGGTCGCTGATGCCGTCAGCTTTTTTCGACCGCACGCGGAGCAGAACGGGGTGAGTCTATCTGTACGTGTCCCTAAGGATGAGGTGTTCGTTTATACCGACGCCGCTGCACTCGAGCGCGTCGTGAATAACCTCATTTCGAATGCTCTAAAATTTACGCCCGAAGGAAGCGTCGTTGTCGAAGTGAGCGTAGGTACTGAAGATCGTCCCGAGGCCCTCTCCGCGGCGACCGATGGGGCTCGATCATTGCAGCGAAGCAGGCGGTATGGTGTGGCGGTCGGACGCACGGACGCGGAGCATCTCCCGGTAGAAATTCTGGTACGGGACACGGGCGTGGGTATCGACCAAGACTTTCTGCCCAACCTGTTTGTCCCGTTTGAGCAGGAGTCTACGGGACTCCGTCGGTCTTTTGAGGGGACCGGGCTCGGTCTAAGTATCTCGGCGCGCCTTGTTGAAATGCTCGGTGGCGTTATCGCTGTGGATACAGAGAAAGGAAGCGGGAGCACGTTTCGCGTGAATCTTCCACGCTCCGTTTGA
- a CDS encoding type II toxin-antitoxin system prevent-host-death family antitoxin produces MYQTEGVDAIATVTEIRMETAALIDAVNKSSRGIAIQRNNTPEAVLISWELYRKLSKVVDFEEL; encoded by the coding sequence ATGTACCAGACTGAAGGCGTTGACGCCATTGCTACCGTCACTGAGATCAGAATGGAAACGGCAGCTCTGATTGATGCAGTGAATAAGAGTTCGCGAGGTATCGCGATTCAGCGGAATAACACACCGGAAGCGGTGCTGATTTCGTGGGAGCTCTACCGCAAGCTCTCGAAAGTCGTAGACTTCGAAGAGTTGTAG
- a CDS encoding alkaline phosphatase D family protein, with amino-acid sequence MASSHICRLRLLAMAVLVAWPLGCQAPESPQTHRTTTSSSDSVITRIAFGSCNNQRLKQPLWSPIGESSPDLWIWMGDNIYADTENMAKMEAEYDHQKSQPGYEALREKAHVLGTWDDHDYGVNDGDRTYAKRDSSQQLFLDFLGVSADSPRRDRKGVYSSHTFGPPGKQVKIVLLDTRFHRDPLTKLDTPSRLYAPDSSARLLGEEQWRWLEQELRESEARVNLIGTSIQAIGTEHRWEKWADVPAERDRLFRTIRESGASGVILLSGDRHRGELSRHDTAIGYPLYELTSSGLTHTTPAPGEVNKHRVGDLVEVLHYGRIDLSFEAPDPHVLLELRGRKDTLLLRERVSLSSLKPALN; translated from the coding sequence ATGGCATCGTCGCATATTTGTCGCCTGCGTCTGCTTGCTATGGCCGTGCTCGTAGCATGGCCTCTCGGATGTCAGGCCCCCGAGAGCCCGCAGACCCATCGCACCACGACGTCCTCGTCAGATTCTGTTATCACGCGCATCGCATTCGGCTCCTGCAACAACCAGCGGCTGAAGCAACCCCTCTGGTCCCCGATTGGCGAGTCCTCACCCGACCTCTGGATCTGGATGGGCGACAACATTTACGCCGATACAGAGAACATGGCGAAGATGGAGGCGGAGTACGACCACCAGAAAAGCCAACCAGGATACGAAGCCCTACGCGAGAAGGCGCACGTTCTGGGCACATGGGACGATCACGACTACGGCGTGAACGACGGCGACCGAACGTATGCCAAGCGTGACAGCAGTCAGCAACTGTTTCTGGACTTCCTGGGTGTGTCGGCTGACAGCCCACGCCGCGACCGTAAAGGCGTCTATTCGTCTCACACATTTGGACCACCCGGAAAACAGGTCAAGATAGTTCTTTTGGATACCCGGTTTCATCGCGACCCGCTCACCAAGCTGGACACCCCGAGTCGACTCTACGCACCGGACTCAAGTGCCCGGCTTCTTGGCGAGGAGCAGTGGAGATGGCTTGAGCAGGAATTACGCGAGTCTGAGGCGCGCGTTAACCTGATCGGCACCAGTATCCAGGCGATTGGCACGGAGCATCGATGGGAGAAATGGGCCGATGTGCCGGCCGAGCGTGACCGACTGTTTCGCACGATCCGAGAGAGTGGCGCGTCCGGCGTAATCCTACTCAGCGGCGACCGCCACCGCGGAGAGCTGTCTCGCCACGACACAGCGATCGGATACCCACTCTATGAGTTGACCTCAAGTGGACTGACGCATACGACGCCGGCCCCAGGCGAAGTCAACAAGCATCGCGTCGGCGACCTCGTGGAGGTCCTCCACTACGGACGAATCGATTTATCATTCGAAGCTCCCGATCCCCACGTCCTCCTTGAGCTCCGAGGCCGAAAAGATACGCTCCTGCTCCGCGAGCGCGTCTCCCTTTCTTCGCTGAAGCCCGCGTTGAACTAG
- a CDS encoding endonuclease/exonuclease/phosphatase family protein, whose product MTYFWIALHVVTVSLGLSMAVGTALSLSRHPHWFIRGWDFPRPLIASLAAISGIIFMLRFYNGGFWDIAFLAVMGLTVAWQIRRIAPYLPVMPRPVDWARRPRQENTLRIVSSNVMQENEGYQTWIDVVRAADPDVILALEVDAEWEKAMLSLRDDYPHVVAQPQDNYYGMMLLSRLPLVDPEIRTLVEDDVPSLKTQIEMRNGQTVTFYGVHPRPPEPIRDNHAEERDAEVVLLGREMKEVDGSVPTVVAGDFNDVAWSHTTDLFIQLSGLLDPRKGRGIFNTFHAEYPIFRFPLDHIFHSNHFKLVNLQLLDYVGSDHFPVCTELHYEWRAPEDQPEPEPSSDDVEEAQEKVERAAESQH is encoded by the coding sequence GTGACCTATTTCTGGATCGCTTTGCACGTTGTGACGGTCAGTCTCGGACTGTCGATGGCCGTTGGTACAGCCCTCAGTTTGAGCCGGCATCCCCACTGGTTCATTCGCGGTTGGGACTTTCCGCGTCCGCTTATTGCGTCACTGGCCGCGATCTCTGGAATCATCTTCATGCTCCGATTCTACAACGGCGGCTTCTGGGACATCGCCTTTCTTGCTGTCATGGGATTGACGGTGGCATGGCAGATTCGCCGCATTGCACCCTACCTCCCGGTGATGCCGCGTCCGGTCGACTGGGCGCGTCGGCCGCGTCAGGAAAATACGCTCCGTATCGTGAGCTCAAACGTGATGCAGGAAAACGAGGGGTATCAGACCTGGATCGACGTTGTGCGCGCGGCCGATCCGGATGTCATTTTGGCACTCGAGGTGGATGCGGAGTGGGAGAAAGCGATGCTATCGCTGCGGGACGACTACCCTCACGTCGTCGCACAGCCTCAGGACAATTACTACGGGATGATGCTGCTCTCGCGCCTGCCCCTCGTAGACCCTGAGATCCGCACGTTGGTGGAGGACGACGTACCATCGCTCAAGACTCAAATCGAGATGCGCAACGGCCAAACGGTCACATTCTATGGTGTGCATCCTCGCCCCCCCGAGCCGATCCGCGACAATCACGCCGAAGAGCGTGATGCAGAAGTGGTGTTGCTCGGCCGCGAGATGAAAGAAGTCGATGGCAGCGTTCCGACCGTCGTTGCGGGCGACTTCAACGACGTCGCCTGGTCACATACGACAGACCTCTTCATTCAACTAAGTGGCTTGCTCGATCCTCGCAAGGGTCGGGGCATTTTCAATACCTTTCATGCGGAGTACCCGATCTTCCGCTTCCCACTTGATCACATATTTCACTCCAACCACTTCAAGCTCGTCAACCTGCAGCTTTTAGACTACGTCGGATCGGACCACTTTCCAGTTTGTACGGAGCTCCACTATGAGTGGCGAGCCCCTGAAGACCAACCGGAGCCAGAGCCCTCCTCGGATGATGTTGAGGAGGCCCAGGAGAAAGTGGAACGCGCCGCAGAATCGCAGCACTGA
- a CDS encoding N-acetyltransferase, which translates to MQFEFSSDGDLACLDDIEINENVVIAHADVRPALERYGPGSELAREAIDYAQSNELPGNLICPFARRETRRKPDAYTR; encoded by the coding sequence ATGCAGTTCGAGTTCTCCTCTGATGGAGATTTGGCGTGTCTCGACGACATCGAGATCAACGAAAACGTGGTCATCGCTCACGCGGACGTGAGACCGGCACTTGAACGATATGGTCCTGGGTCGGAGCTCGCGCGTGAGGCGATCGATTATGCACAAAGCAACGAACTGCCCGGCAATCTAATTTGTCCGTTTGCGCGCAGAGAGACTCGACGTAAGCCCGACGCTTACACCCGTTGA
- a CDS encoding PA0069 family radical SAM protein, with protein sequence MSRPFLPKIEPVMNDEMPWRRGRGARRNVPNRFEPMYVDLDPGELDEDERRSVDTTFFTDPSTSILSKNDSPDVPFEFSLNPYKGCEHGCPYCYARPSHEYWGLSAGIDFESKIFVKTQAPTLLAETLQKPSWTPQPVALSGNTDPYQPVERELEITRRCLEVFLRHRNPVSIVTKSALIRRDVDLLAEMAEYDLVTVNISLTSVDDSLAGTLEPRAARPSLRLKTIRTLSEAGIPVRILLAPLIPGLNDEEIPEILSSAAENGARAASYILLRLPGPVEDIFKDWLDEHAPDRKNRILGRLRELRDGKLNDSTFGRRFRGQGEWASVLNQLFHSARRSAGLDVRTDALKTNEFRRLPGGQMSLFDT encoded by the coding sequence GTGAGTCGACCCTTTCTCCCGAAGATCGAACCGGTCATGAACGACGAGATGCCGTGGCGCCGAGGTCGTGGGGCACGCCGCAATGTGCCGAACCGTTTTGAACCGATGTACGTGGATCTCGACCCGGGTGAACTGGATGAAGATGAGCGGAGAAGCGTCGACACCACATTTTTCACCGACCCCTCGACCTCCATTCTATCGAAAAATGACAGCCCGGATGTCCCTTTCGAGTTCTCGCTGAACCCGTATAAGGGATGCGAGCATGGTTGTCCCTACTGCTACGCCCGTCCGTCACACGAGTACTGGGGCCTCTCGGCAGGCATCGACTTCGAATCGAAGATCTTCGTCAAGACACAGGCGCCCACCCTTCTCGCGGAGACGCTGCAGAAACCGTCCTGGACGCCTCAGCCGGTGGCTCTCTCCGGCAACACGGATCCGTATCAACCGGTCGAACGCGAGCTAGAAATCACACGGCGCTGCCTGGAGGTGTTTCTCCGACACCGAAATCCGGTGTCGATCGTGACGAAGTCGGCGCTGATCCGCCGGGATGTCGATCTGCTGGCCGAAATGGCGGAATACGACCTCGTGACCGTCAACATTTCCCTCACGAGCGTCGATGATTCGCTCGCTGGCACGCTGGAGCCACGAGCCGCACGTCCCTCTCTTCGCCTGAAAACGATTCGAACGCTGAGCGAAGCCGGCATTCCGGTCCGTATCCTTCTCGCACCGCTTATCCCGGGACTGAATGACGAAGAGATCCCGGAGATTCTATCCTCCGCTGCCGAAAACGGCGCTCGGGCGGCGAGCTACATCTTGCTACGTTTGCCCGGACCCGTCGAGGATATATTTAAAGACTGGCTCGATGAGCATGCTCCCGACCGGAAGAACCGGATCCTGGGACGTCTTCGGGAGCTTCGAGACGGCAAGCTGAACGACTCCACATTCGGTCGTCGCTTCCGCGGTCAGGGCGAGTGGGCGTCCGTTCTCAACCAGCTCTTCCATAGCGCCAGACGATCGGCGGGCCTTGACGTACGCACCGACGCGCTGAAGACGAACGAATTTCGCCGCCTGCCCGGTGGACAGATGTCTCTGTTTGACACCTGA
- a CDS encoding DUF3817 domain-containing protein, whose translation MSLFFSWRMSAIIEGISYIVLLFIAMPMKYIYGMPEAVRLVGSIHGLLFVVFMALLAVVYLRDTMTLKQCVMAFIASVIPFGAFVFDHYIRQRVPA comes from the coding sequence ATGTCGCTCTTCTTCTCCTGGCGCATGAGCGCCATCATTGAAGGCATATCTTACATCGTCCTGCTCTTCATCGCCATGCCGATGAAGTACATCTACGGCATGCCCGAAGCCGTGAGACTCGTTGGGTCGATCCACGGCCTCCTCTTCGTCGTGTTTATGGCGCTCCTGGCGGTAGTCTATCTTCGCGACACCATGACGTTGAAGCAGTGCGTCATGGCGTTCATTGCCTCCGTGATCCCGTTCGGTGCGTTCGTATTCGACCACTACATTCGCCAGCGCGTCCCGGCATAG
- a CDS encoding DoxX family protein has protein sequence MPSISVLAIALIFIAAGIGHFVWPEMYVRIMPPYLPAPMTLVYISGFFEILGGVGVLLPGYRVYAGWGLIILLLAVFPANVHMALHPGDFSKIPGWALWARLPLQFVLIAWVYYATCRT, from the coding sequence ATGCCCTCGATCTCCGTTCTCGCCATCGCTCTCATTTTTATCGCGGCCGGTATCGGGCATTTCGTCTGGCCTGAGATGTACGTCCGTATCATGCCGCCGTACCTTCCCGCCCCGATGACGCTGGTCTACATCAGCGGCTTCTTCGAGATATTGGGCGGGGTCGGCGTACTGTTGCCCGGGTATCGGGTCTATGCCGGTTGGGGCCTTATTATACTCCTGCTCGCTGTCTTCCCTGCGAACGTGCACATGGCCCTCCATCCAGGAGACTTCAGCAAGATTCCCGGCTGGGCGCTCTGGGCGCGATTGCCTCTACAGTTCGTCCTGATCGCCTGGGTCTACTACGCGACCTGCCGGACGTGA